Proteins encoded together in one Coffea arabica cultivar ET-39 chromosome 2c, Coffea Arabica ET-39 HiFi, whole genome shotgun sequence window:
- the LOC140035823 gene encoding non-specific lipid-transfer protein-like produces the protein MAKTTVHCYVWLIVAIALIVRPSKAFDCIGAPQELIPCLSYLQAADPTPSIECCSGAQDVANSANSSKDDLQSACQCLKSAAQTYPDINYDNAKQLPALCNVNLNITIDPNIDCTKLQVTSENLEEKSAKIFSFGGDISMHAV, from the exons ATGGCAAAAACCACAGTGCATTGTTATGTGTGGTTGATAGTGGCTATAGCTTTGATTGTGAGGCCTTCCAAGGCATTTGATTGCATTGGCGCCCCGCAAGAACTGATTCCATGCCTAAGTTACCTGCAAGCTGCTGATCCCACACCCAGTATTGAATGTTGTTCTGGTGCTCAAGATGTGGCCAATTCGGCTAATTCGTCTAAAGACGATTTGCAATCCGCTTGCCAATGCTTGAAATCTGCTGCGCAAACTTATCCCGACATAAATTATGATAATGCTAAGCAACTCCCCGCCCTCTGCAACGTCAACCTCAATATTACCATTGATCCTAACATTGACTGCACCAA GCTCCAAGTGACATCGGagaatcttgaagagaaaagtgccaaaattttcagttttggtgGAGATATCAGCATGCATGCAGTGTAG